A single region of the Betta splendens chromosome 12, fBetSpl5.4, whole genome shotgun sequence genome encodes:
- the nefma gene encoding neurofilament, medium polypeptide a, with translation MSYPVDTIGSPFRRVMDTRSTSYGYGRPGSTPSSGFRSQSWSRASPGSTLTTSYKRTVNVPATRAYSSTVLSSADSVDYSQTSILNGDYKRSNEKEQLQGLNDRFAVYIDKVHYLEQQNKQIEAEIQALRQKQVSRSQLGDLYDQELQELRSVLEQIHHDKAQIQIDTEHIEEDIQRLRDRFEEEARIREETEAIIRVLKKDTNDAELMKSELDKKVQSLQDEIAFIRNNHEEEVCDLIAQIQASQVTVERKDLHKADITEALREIRCELEGHSNQNLQQVESWFMCRYAKLTEAAEQNKDAIKSARDEIADYRRQLQSKTVELESVRGTRDSLERQLNDIEDRHNSDLASLQETIHQLDNELKSTKWEMARHLREYQDLLNVKMALDIEIAAYRKLLEGEETHFSTFPLRQAVASTKISKPKSEAPKIKVQHKFVEEIIEETRVEDEKADMDEALAEIAQELSAAGGEEEENEEDEGGEGEGEEEEGDEGGEEEEVVAAAEAKVSSSAPAKEEDEEEEGDGKGGDEEEEGEGGEDGEKEDEGEGEGEGEDEGEKGDDEEGGDGEEEGGEEEEVEETVLSSKAPESKASPDKEKAADKEASEGEEEAAEEAGAEVEAGDEDAGSDKASKSGDEKEEADKGKTEDEKQVKDEKADDKSEKAESKTEASKTEAAKPEAKKEEAPKAEASKPESPKPESPKSESPKPESPKSESPKPESPKSESPKSESPKPQSPKSESPKPASPKEGSPKSVSPKPSSPKAESPKSESPKKETAKSESPKAPAVDDKKVEKKDVAMNGDIDSGSPEEKKDEDKEVDVMANGVDESPVKEDGSQKVVITKTVETITTGEDGSKHVTKSVTVTETVKEVEEVLQEKLVSTKKTEKHSTQSIKQVAEGE, from the exons ATGAGTTACCCGGTGGACACGATAGGAAGCCCCTTTAGGAGAGTAATGGATACTAGATCGACCAGCTACGGCTACGGCCGCCCCGGCAGCACGCCTTCCAGCGGCTTTCGCTCCCAGTCCTGGTCCCGGGCAAGCCCCGGGTCCACTCTGACCACATCCTACAAGAGGACCGTGAATGTGCCGGCCACCCGAGCATACAGCTCAACGGTGCTCAGCTCCGCCGACAGCGTTGATTATAGCCAGACCTCCATCCTCAACGGAGACTACAAGCGTTCCAACGAGAAAGAGCAACTTCAGGGGCTCAACGACCGCTTCGCTGTTTACATTGACAAGGTGCACTACCTGGAACAGCAGAACAAGCAGATCGAGGCGGAGATCCAGGCACTGCGGCAGAAGCAGGTGTCGCGCTCCCAGCTGGGCGATCTCTACgaccaggagctgcaggagctgcgcTCCGTGCTGGAGCAGATCCACCATGACAAGGCGCAAATTCAGATCGACACCGAGCACATCGAGGAGGACATCCAGCGGCTCCGGGACCGCTTCGAAGAGGAGGCGCGCATCcgggaggagacagaggccaTAATCCGCGTCCTGAAGAAGGACACGAACGACGCGGAGTTGATGAAGTCGGAGTTGGACAAGAAAGTTCAGTCGCTGCAGGATGAGATCGCCTTCATCCGCAACAACCACGAAGAAGAGGTGTGCGACCTCATCGCGCAGATTCAGGCTTCTCAGGTGACCGTGGAGAGGAAGGACCTCCATAAGGCGGACATCACCGAGGCTCTGCGGGAGATCCGCTGCGAGCTGGAGGGACACTCcaaccagaacctgcagcaggtggagagcTGGTTCATGTGCCGCTACGCCAAGCTCACCGAGGCTGCGGAGCAGAACAAGGACGCAATAAAGTCCGCCCGCGATGAGATCGCCGACTACCGTCGCCAGCTGCAGTCTAAGACGGTGGAGCTGGAGTCCGTCCGCGGGACAAGGGACTCGCTGGAAAGGCAGCTCAACGACATCGAGGACCGCCACAACAGCGACCTGGCCAGTCTACAG GAAACCATTCACCAACTGGATAACGAGCTCAAAAGCACCAAATGGGAGATGGCTCGTCACCTGCGTGAGTATCAGGACCTGCTCAATGTCAAGATGGCCCTGGACATTGAGATTGCTGCATACAG AAAACTCCTAGAGGGTGAAGAAACCCATTTCAGCACGTTCCCTCTTCGCCAGGCAGTCGCCTCCACCAAAATTTCTAAACCTAAATCAGAAGCTCCCAAGATTAAGGTGCAGCACAAGTTTGTTGAAGAGATCATTGAGGAGACGAGGGTGGAGGATGAGAAGGCCGATATGGACGAGGCCCTGGCAGAAATAGCACAAGAGCTGTCTGCTGCcggtggagaagaagaagaaaatgaagaggaCGAAGGGGGAGAGGGTGAgggggaagaggaagaaggagatgaaggtggagaggaggaggaggtagtagctgctgctgaagctaaaGTTAGCTCAAGTGCACCAGCtaaggaggaagacgaggaggaagaaggggatGGAAAAGgtggtgatgaggaggaagagggagaaggtGGTGAGGATGGAGAAAAGGAAGATGAAGGTGAgggggaaggggagggagaggatgagggagagaaaggggacGATGAAGAGGGAGGcgatggagaagaggagggtggagaggaggaagaagtcgAGGAGACGGTGTTGTCCTCTAAAGCCCCCGAGTCTAAAGCCTCTCCCGACAAAGAGAAGGCCGCAGACAAGGAGGcaagtgaaggagaggaggaagcagcagaggaagctggTGCCGAGGTGGAGGCTGGTGATGAGGATGCAGGCAGCGACAAAGCATCCAAAAGCGGAGACGAGAAAGAGGAAGCAGACAAAGGCAAAACAGAAGACGAGAAGCAGGTGAAAGACGAGAAGGCGGACGACAAATCAGAAAAAGCCGAGTCCAAGACTGAAGCCTCAAAAACAGAGGCTGCAAAGCCTGAGGCAAAGAAGGAAGAGGCTCCTAAAGCTGAGGCTTCAAAACCTGAATCCCCAAAGCCTGAATCCCCAAAGTCTGAATCTCCAAAACCTGAATCCCCAAAGTCTGAATCTCCAAAGCCTGAGTCCCCAAAGTCTGAATCTCCAAAGTCTGAATCCCCTAAACCACAGTCTCCTAAATCTGAATCTCCCAAGCCTGCATCCCCCAAGGAAGGCTCACCAAAGTCTGTGTCCCCCAAACCTTCCTCCCCTAAAGCCGAGTCCCCTAAGTCAGAATCCCCAAAGAAAGAGACTGCAAAGAGCGAGTCTCCTAAGGCTCCCGCAGTAGACGATAAGAAGGTAGAAAAGAAGGACGTGGCCATGAATGGAGACATAGACAGCGGCAGCCCCGAAGAGAAGAAGGACGAAGACAAAGAAGTCGATGTGATGGCCAACGGCGTGGACGAGAGCCCAGTGAAGGAAGACGGCAGCCAGAAGGTGGTGATCACCAAAACCGTGGAGACCATCACCACCGGCGAGGACGGCTCCAAGCACGTCACCAAATCAGTCACTGTGACCGAGACcgtgaaggaggtggaggaggtgctgcaggagaagctggtcTCCACCAAGAAGACGGAGAAGCACTCCACCCAGTCCATCAAGCAGGTGGCGGAGGGCGAGTGA